The genomic stretch ATACACTCACTgcccacaatattaggtacacccatATAATGAGAGTTGATCATTGTAGTACAACAgctgcctttgcaaagataatgctcagttttgattgacacagtcagagaggtattaatttaatattaatttGAATAATTTCATTTGTAGTGAGGTGTTTCTAACATTTTGACCATCGTGTAGCTAAATGAGGGGATCAAAACACAACCATATTAATAACAGTTTTGTTAAATGTACCAATCAAAAATtgagaattattattataaaggCAAAATTGTTGATAGAGATCTTGTATTAGATCTCATtcattgtgtacctaatgattcGGTGAGTGGAGGTGCGACTGATTTTAATCTAATAGTATAATTATTCTTCAGACTGTTGCTGCAGTTTAATGTTTCTGTGTCCTCCTCGGCAGGATGACCCTTCCCAAGGTGACCTTGGCACGCTAGCCAATGTGGTGACGTCCCTCGCCCACCTCAACAAGACGAGAGAAGCCAGCGACGGCGGGAATGACCTCATCGGCGTGGAGACGCTCAGCAATGGCGACAGCTCCATGACGGACATGCAGGAAGATGAGCACACAGCCAGCGATATCACACGGTGAGTAAGGGAGTTTTTAAAGTGTCTGGTGTGTGACATATAGTGGAGATGCACACGAGCATGAGGAAGAAATATTGAGGCtcatttgtctttgtcattgaGTAATAAGATTTTCGGCAGGGCCATGTGGTCTCGTGCTtaggttttatttttagtacatTTCTTGAAGTCCCTATCTTGGACAACGTCAGGCTGCTCTGCTGTGCTGAGGTATATCAGTGAGTTTGTATTTAAACTAAAATGGCACTCAGTAGACAGCAGACATCCGCCAAGGTTTGATCCAGGCTACTTATTGGTTCACACTGGATGatgtaagacaggggtgtccaaattttttccacagagggccgcatactgaaaattaaaggatgcgggttgtgcgctttgaatttttaaatgtattttaaaatttttttattattatttttaataattaaaaaaaaacctcaacccATCATGGATCATAACACAGCTAAAGTGGTATTAAAATgtcctgctactattaaagagactggtGTTTTAGACTTTCAGACTTGtagtattttcatttaaatttttatttttttagcatgatttcaattttcagttcatttgaagctgttaatagatacaaatatataaaattgtgtcctgtcatttatctttttgtttaaaaaaaaatacagtaaaaagggcatatttcaAACATAGTGCAAATAATcagtaatcatgattaattcatttttaaactgtgatttaattacattaaaattttgatcattttacaaCTAATACTCAACGACAAATCTTTGTTGTATTATTACATGcggcctttttgctgtatttttttcccctttttgctgggtttttggtTTCACTTTATTTCCACAATGTGTTGCGGGACGATAAAATACAAAGCTGACGGCCACTTATGGCCatcaggccgcactttgaacaccccagATTACGGACAACAACccctttccattttttgttgtgGTGCAGGTGGGAGCTTCCATTGTGACTCAAATGACAAAAAGCTAGTTAGATGAGCTGACATTGTGCATGAGCCCAACTTGTCTTGGAGGAcattttggaaattaaaaaaaaaaaaaacatgctttgctacacatttaaaaataaagcctggagctctgccctCGGCTACTTCTCGATGATGACATAGAATAGACAAATGGGACTCTACCTTTGCattctggggtgggggggaactGTTCCATTTTAACTCCATTTTACCTGGATTTGCACCATGTAATGGTACATCCAGAAAATTAAACAGAAATTGGCCGTGTAGTTTTTGCCTAATCCTTCTCACTAAAAAAACGATAGCAAAGACAACAATACTTCTCACCATATAATGTTAAAAGGGTACTATCCTGTGTGTTGTTCAGAGCATTTGACACCCTAGCCAAAGTCCTGCACGCTGGAGATGGCTCCTCAGGAACCAACCTGGAGGCCACCATGCAGCTGATGTCGGGAGACCAGTCTGGCCCTGTGTTGGAGCTGGAAGGCTCGCTGCTCTCTGACAGTCATATTCCCTTCAAGGTACAGTAAAAGCATCATCACTGACGTGGACACTGttcttttcttgtaatattgctgTGCTCATGTTTTTGTCTGCGATCCTACAGCTTATGATGCCTGTGCCCGTGCCAGAGTACCTCAACGTCAACTACATCTGTGAGTCAGCTTCACGCCTCCTTTTTCTGTCTATGCACTGGGCACGCTCAATACCTGCATTTCAAGCCTTGGGGTAAGTCATAGATGGTAAGTTTCCACAGCTCTTTTTGCGACTACTCACCTTGTTGTGATTGTGTTACAGCAGTCAAGACGACAATGACATCAACCTGATGAAAGCCTGCTGGAACGAGCTGTTTGCTTTGGGTCTTGCCCAGTGTTCCAACGTTATGAATGTTGGTACCATCCTAAGTGCCATCATCAGCCATCTGCAGAACAGCCTGCAGGAAGGTAagagttttcttcttaaataatacaCCTCTAGCTATTTGCTACTCAACAATCATACATAATGTGGCATGTGGGCATTTTAAAGTGCTACAGATAATTAAGTTACTTTGATAATTACCCCTTAGTCTCCTATAGTCACTGGCTCATTAACagaacattggcattaacagattttgtttatttataaacGCCACAAGTATGAGTGGtcaacatccagcagctttatctacttCTGTAGGCACTTTATCGTGTCACACTActtagctgttggtgtgaaacaatTTCCGTACAGTTGTTTACAAGGAACTCATCAGCGGTACTAATGCTGGCCAAGCCGCTTGCTTCTTACTGCCATTATAgcattggttgtgttgctgatattttatacttaaatgataaataaatgacaatgtgGTCAAAgctattatttgtttttcactttCCTATGCATCCCAAATAGGTATTTAGGttaaaaatgtatggatggacgTTTTCATCTCGTCATGTTTGTTTTCTCTGTCACGGTGTCCAACAGACAAGTTATCCCAGGAGCGGGTAAAGATAGTAATGGAGCACATCTGGAGGTTGCAGGAGTTCTGTAACAGCATGTCCAAGCTATCTCCTGATGCATACGAATACGCCTTTCTCAAAGCCATTGTTCTCTTCAGCCCTGGTGAGTTTTATATAATGGAGCAGTGTTCCAGAGACAGATGAACTGActcatttatgttttttgtttgtatcaGATCACCCTGGCATAGACAATACTCCACAGATAGAGAGGTTCCAGGAGAAGGCCTACATCGAGCTGCAGGATTACGTAACTAGGACATACCCAGAGGACTCTTATCGGTTAGTCTCTTTCACCTGTTCACATGATTTGCGAAGACtggattatactgtatttaacgGTAACGGTAAACTTCTGAACATAAAATTGATACACACTGCACATGTGGACAGCAACAATGGCACATAACTTTAAAGTGGATTTACTCGTTTATACTCTTCAAGGAGTTCTATGAAAGGACATACAGTCGtgcatcgcggttcaaacatcgcttcctcactctatcgcggtttttcaaaaatttgattaattaatgaccgctgttccgtggttgactatggacttttattagtcaaaatattgaaagacaagttttatatagtattctggccactaggtgtcagtaatgttacattggtgagacatggcattaaagggatagttcggatttttttttccccataaagttgtatgacatccccatcagcattgtagtccaataacagcgacctaccccccacttggtctcctaaggccagttctggtcagatttccttGATGAACATATTTCCACTTAGTTGCTCAGGACAATTActgtaagtaaagagtttggcttctcatgtgttcaaaagattaatacatttgcatcacaaaaattccttctcaaaaaaattacacctcacaaaacacttgtcgttatatctgtctcccaccgtatccctgcgcactgtcgcctgtgcattcatgtgtatgtgacgaagacgctcgcatctacttacGTCATAaatagattttctatgctcttaactacgaaaatattccataacAGATGTCGCTAGTCACCTTTTTGAAAAGAGTATCTAGACAGTTGCTCAGCATGCTTTGAGGTGTGTTGATAGGGGTGTataaattacaattacatgttCATGCGTAGGCATTTATTTTGATGTCTGTGTGGTGCTGTAGATAAGGTTGTATGGTGTTCCATATGTGTAaactttctgttgttgttgttcacaCCATGAGTGAGGTGGGTGTTTGGGttagtgacttcctgttcctttGTGCAGTATAATTGAGTATATGCAAAGCTGGTAGCTGCAAGTAAAGAGCACTTCCATATACAAGTTGAAGTTTGCCTCCATCATCTTGTAATCTGGCAGACAAGGTGCTTATggggtgtgttaagaagcagagttaccaTCCATACAGCCACCTACCTATTGAGGGCTGTGAATAaatgcatgggaaacactgacataTGCTTTATTTGACATGttcacattttgttgtttttttttttatagctttattTGAAATTCCAACACAGTCAAAAAGTGTGTTCAACTTCAGTTTTCACAGATTTAGGACGCACTAAACAGCCTTAGTTACTTACGTCCTTTTATTGTATCAGTATACAACCAAATGCTATTTAGTACACACCTCTAATTCAGTTAATATATTGGTGGTTGGGTTAAGggacatttttggacaattttgaAATGTGCTTAATGGGAATACCCTTTTTCTAATGGCAGTGAgaggtccataaaggcatgcttggatgagtttggttaTGGAAGAAGCCCGTCAAACTTTATCAGTTCTAGCTAGCAGGCCCCTTTCAAAGCTCCTAAATTCTGTAATTATAGCCGGGGCATTTATTTTGCTAAACAAAGACGAACAAACATTTTATAtaacaatgtgatttttttaatactcttcagcatacccccgcgaccctagtgagaacaagcagcatagaagatggatggatggaagtagatcttgaatgatttggagtgcttgAGAAAGTGGCAAGGGaaatgtagctctctttgaccagatggtcatttattaacaagtatattgcacaacacagtatCAGCAGatccaatgttgtaatagcgttaagcagcaaactgctcagccagcattaataccactgatgaATTCAAATGAGTTTAAACAACAGTACAATGTAAGGACAGTGTAACATGCGTGAGTTTCCCACAGAcagctggatgctgaccactcatactTTAAATGCAGCTAATGTCATTGTTTGGAGTTAGTAGAATACTGTACTACATCAGGAGAtggcctacagccacagttgttaatgccaatgttttttgagcAGGCACTCATTACAAACACTGTCGACCAGCAAACAATATACGTTCACAGTCTAAGAAATGTCTTCGGAAATACCAGTAATATTCAGTGGACGTCATTGATGTCTGCAAACAGGGTTGATACTCCTTGATGTGTAATAAACATGTAATACTGTGTTGCTCCCAGGTTGTCCAAGCTGTTGCTGCGTCTCCCCGCCCTGCGGCTAATCAGTGCAGCTGTCACAGAGGAGCTCTTCTTTGCTGGCCTCATCGGCAATGTGCAGATCGACAGCATCATCCCTTACATCCTCAAGATGGACTCCAGCGACTACAACAGCCAGTCTGTTCCTGGGGTGTGATGTCTCTTTCATGCTTGGAATATTAGGACTGTTAAAGACCGTCAACAGCGAATCTTCGGCCACCGCGTGGTCACTGCAGCTTCTTATTTATGTGGATCCTCTTCATCAGGTCAGTAGAGCATGACCCTTTAGCCTGCCAACATGTGCACAATCAGGACTGAACCATTGGAAGAGTAGAGTGCATTTTAGTGTACATAAAGTAGTATTTTATGGCCTTTGCTCTTTCTGCAGATCACGTTTTTTCTGTCACCATTTCCTTATATGGtcatgctgggtttttttttttaaatgtgaaataatgtGTGAAATGCTGTTCTAAAAGGTTATAACCTTTATTCTGTATTTGTTTGCCAATCCAAAGGATAGGACCAACAATGCTTTTTTCCACTGTGGATGATAAGTAAAGTGTGTAAATAGAATGTAACAAAGAGGAGGAGGTTTTAGTGGGGAGCACTCTGTGATGATCACATCCTgtcttttggacaaaaaaaatatatctataaCGGTCTtgtcatttgaaaataaaaataaattctatgttgtattttttatgttcaGATGAGAATGAGCTCATTGACATTACATCATAGCCACATACCACAGCACTCCTTAAATACAATTCTTACGGTCTGGGTCTGGTCCAGAAACTAATAAAACctgaatgtttaaaaaaaaaaaaaaaaaaactctattGAAAGGTCGTGCTCCAATAAAGCTAGCAGATTGTTTACATGTTGCTG from Dunckerocampus dactyliophorus isolate RoL2022-P2 chromosome 5, RoL_Ddac_1.1, whole genome shotgun sequence encodes the following:
- the nr2c1 gene encoding nuclear receptor subfamily 2 group C member 1 isoform X1; translation: MDGQTQRIQLVSATDKNMSLGHRIQIVTDPQTGQKIQIVTALEPASPVKQQFILARQDGSPNKVILTTPDSSGVNQLLFASPELSGQQIQFVTEGSDQSISKPVVEYCVVCGDKASGRHYGAVSCEGCKGFFKRSIRKNLVYTCRGSGECAINKIHRNRCQYCRLQRCIALGMKQDSVQCERKPMDVPTREKSVNCAASTEKIYIRKNLCSPLAATPTFVTEKDTSRSANLLESSMLLNIQQPFPKLENTILIPASPDNDDPSQGDLGTLANVVTSLAHLNKTREASDGGNDLIGVETLSNGDSSMTDMQEDEHTASDITRAFDTLAKVLHAGDGSSGTNLEATMQLMSGDQSGPVLELEGSLLSDSHIPFKLMMPVPVPEYLNVNYICESASRLLFLSMHWARSIPAFQALGSQDDNDINLMKACWNELFALGLAQCSNVMNVGTILSAIISHLQNSLQEDKLSQERVKIVMEHIWRLQEFCNSMSKLSPDAYEYAFLKAIVLFSPDHPGIDNTPQIERFQEKAYIELQDYVTRTYPEDSYRLSKLLLRLPALRLISAAVTEELFFAGLIGNVQIDSIIPYILKMDSSDYNSQSVPGV
- the nr2c1 gene encoding nuclear receptor subfamily 2 group C member 1 isoform X2 — protein: MDGQTQRIQLVSATDKNMSLGHRIQIVTDPQTGQKIQIVTALEPASPVKQQFILARQDGSPNKVILTTPDSSGVNQLLFASPELSGQQIQFVTEGSDQSISKPVVEYCVVCGDKASGRHYGAVSCEGCKGFFKRSIRKNLVYTCRGSGECAINKIHRNRCQYCRLQRCIALGMKQDSVQCERKPMDVPTREKSVNCAASTEKIYIRKNLCSPLAATPTFVTEKDTSRSANLLESSMLLNIQQPFPKLENTILIPASPDNDDPSQGDLGTLANVVTSLAHLNKTREASDGGNDLIGVETLSNGDSSMTDMQEDEHTASDITRAFDTLAKVLHAGDGSSGTNLEATMQLMSGDQSGPVLELEGSLLSDSHIPFKLMMPVPVPEYLNVNYICESASRLLFLSMHWARSIPAFQALGQDDNDINLMKACWNELFALGLAQCSNVMNVGTILSAIISHLQNSLQEDKLSQERVKIVMEHIWRLQEFCNSMSKLSPDAYEYAFLKAIVLFSPDHPGIDNTPQIERFQEKAYIELQDYVTRTYPEDSYRLSKLLLRLPALRLISAAVTEELFFAGLIGNVQIDSIIPYILKMDSSDYNSQSVPGV